Within Nitrospirae bacterium CG2_30_53_67, the genomic segment AAGGGAGTTCAGCAGAGGCACGGATAGGTCCAGCTCTTTGGCCTTATAAACCAGCGCCCGAATATCCTTGGGCAGACATGAGCCTCCGAAGGCAAATCCAGGTTTTAAATAATAGGGAGAAAGATTCAGTTTGGTATCCCGGCAGAAGATCTCCATGACCTTGTAGCTGTCGATATTGAGATGCTTGCAGATATTCCCAATCTCATTGGCAAAGCAGACCTTCACCGCGTGAAAGGAGTTATCCGTATATTTCACCATTTCCGCCACCTTAATGGTCGTTCTGATCAGGGGCGCCTTTAGGTTTTGGTAAATGCCGGCAACCTGGTCCCCGCTTTTATCGTTGGAAGCGCCTATGACTGTCTTTGGCGGATCATAAAAATCAGAGATGGCCGTTCCTTCACGGAGAAACTCGGGATTGAAACAGATGCCGAAATCCTTATTTACTTTCTTCCCGGACGCATCCTCTATCAGGGGCAATAGAACATCTTCCACGGTGCCCGGCAGAACCGTGCTCCGAACGACAATAACATGGAAGGCATTTTTCTCTCTTAGAGCGGTTCCGATATTCTCACAGACCCGTGACAAATAGGTCAGGTTCAGGCTCCCGTTCGCATGGCTCGGTGTGCCTACGCATATCATTGAAATATCCGTATGATGGACGGCCTCCTTGTAATCGGTGGATGCTGATAAAAGCCCCTTTGCCGCGCATTTCTCGATCATGGGCGAGAGGTCTTTTTCAATGATCGGCGATTTCCCATCATTGATCATCTTCACCTTGGTCTCGTTGATATCCACACCCATCACGGTGTGCCCGTCGTTTGCAATACAGGCAGACGAGACACACCCCACGTATCCCATACCAAAAATACTGATCTTCATACTCCTCCCCTCATCCGAACCGCATGGTCCATAATCTGCTCAAACTGGTGACCGATCATCTCCCATGAAAACCTTGCTTCTACGGCTTTTCTTGCCCGTTCTTCCAAAGCCGCCCTTAATTCCCCGTCCCGGATGACCCGGATGACCTTTTCTGCAAAGACCTGAGGCGTGTCGGCGATCAGGATCTCTTCTCCGGATGTGAGGCCCAACCCCTCGGCGCCCACGGACGTGGACACCACCGCAAGCCCAGTGGCCATGGCCTCCGGAATCTTAAGCCGGGTTCCGCCCGCGATCCTCAGCGGAACCACAAAGCAGTCGGCGGCGGCCAGGAAAGGGCGGATGTCATCCACGCCGCCGGTCACCACGATATTCTCCTCCGAAGACGCGAGACCTCTGATGGATGGAGTGGGCTTCCTTCCAACGATGGTGAGCCCGGCATGAGGAATCTCTTTTCTGATCTTCGGATAGATCTCCTTGACGAAATAGATCATGGAATCTTCATTGGGTATCCAGTCCATGGATCCGGAAAAGACAATATTGCCGGGCCTTCT encodes:
- a CDS encoding GDP-mannose dehydrogenase, which gives rise to MKISIFGMGYVGCVSSACIANDGHTVMGVDINETKVKMINDGKSPIIEKDLSPMIEKCAAKGLLSASTDYKEAVHHTDISMICVGTPSHANGSLNLTYLSRVCENIGTALREKNAFHVIVVRSTVLPGTVEDVLLPLIEDASGKKVNKDFGICFNPEFLREGTAISDFYDPPKTVIGASNDKSGDQVAGIYQNLKAPLIRTTIKVAEMVKYTDNSFHAVKVCFANEIGNICKHLNIDSYKVMEIFCRDTKLNLSPYYLKPGFAFGGSCLPKDIRALVYKAKELDLSVPLLNSLLMSNETQLKIGINRIIGTGKKRIGFLGFSFKEGTDDLRESPMVEMIETLLGKGYAISIYDRNVALSRLIGANKEYIEKHIHHVASLMVDDIEKVVQDSEVLVIGTRSEEFRKILGSVSKDQIIIDLVRLSDDISTEAAYDGICW